The window CAACTGCATAGCGTTGCCACGGTGCAAGAGGAGATTGGACTGCGCGGGGCTAAGACTGCCGCAGCGAGAATCCAGCCTGATGTGGCTATTGCCGTCGACGTGACGCATGCATCGGATTGCCCGACAATCAACAAGCAGCAGCAGGGGAACATTCGGCTCGGCGGCGGACCAGTGATCGTGCGTGGGCCGAATGTGAACGTCAAGGTCGCTGCTCGATTGATCGAACTGGCGGAGAAAAATGAGATCCCCTACCAACTCGCCGCACTCGGTAGGGCCGCTCCGAACGATTCCAATGTGTTGCAAATCTCCGGTGCAGGCGTCGCCACCGGTTTGGTCGCCGTGCCCAACCGCTACATGCACTCTGCCGTCGAAACAATCTCGACGGCGGATATTGAAGCGGTCGCCAAGCTATTGACACTATTCGCTCAGAATCTCACTCCGGAATGCTCGTTCATTCCGGGCTAAAGATGTTCGCGGGAAAAAGAGTGTTCGTGCCGCCCCCGGACCGCCTATGCGGCCCGACACGATGGGTCAGCTCATTGGCCTGGCGGCACGCTCCAGACCCGGTTCGGGCTATTGGCCACTGATGTCATAGCAGAAAATGCTGTCATCTTCTCGGAGGTATAGGCGGCCGTTGGCGATTGACGGCAGCGCCCATGTGGGGCGGTCGTCCGTATTGGGTGTCTTGAACTCGCTGATTTCTACGTATTCAGCAGGGTTTGCCTCCGCTAAGACCATCGTACCATCGGAGAAATGGAGATAGAGTCGTTCGCCCGCAGCGGCAACGGAGATGGAGTTCCGTCCCGCTCCGCGAGCTTCCCACTGTACCTCGCCGGTGAGCATCTCAATGCACAGGACCCGATTGCTGCCGTCGGAGCCGCCATAGATATAGTCACCAATCCGCACAACTCCGCCTTGCTTGTTGGCTAATTTGGGATTCGAAGGATAAATCTCCTCGACTTCAAACTTACCGTTGCCCCGTGACACTTGGCGAATCAACGCCCCGCCCAAACCGTAGCCTGCGGTCGAGAATACGAGATCATCCTTTACCACAGGCGAGGGGATGAATGCTGTTGGCGGCTTCATTTCATAGGCCCACAAAAGTTGCCCGGTGTCCGCGGCAACGCTGATTGGCCCGCCCGCAGTGTTCTGAATATACATCTTCGTGCCCGCGAATTCGGTGGGGACGATCGATGAGTGACCGGCGCCTTGATCGCCAGGATGAATCGCTGTCCAAACCAGAT of the Allorhodopirellula heiligendammensis genome contains:
- a CDS encoding PQQ-binding-like beta-propeller repeat protein, with the protein product MITPNQSRLWPACACAIILGAGPLFAADWPTFRGSDRSGVSSETDLLQSWPEAGPQLRWQAQGAGRGYASAAIADGRVYTLGDGSSLADDDDEYLTCFSDADGKMIWSTKTGSAWDEGQPTWQGSRATPTVDGDRVYVLTPAGGLYCCATSDGDVLWKHDLKADFGGKKADQWGYSESPLVDGDNVVCTPGGEQSTMIALNKLNGNLVWTAIHPGDQGAGHSSIVPTEFAGTKMYIQNTAGGPISVAADTGQLLWAYEMKPPTAFIPSPVVKDDLVFSTAGYGLGGALIRQVSRGNGKFEVEEIYPSNPKLANKQGGVVRIGDYIYGGSDGSNRVLCIEMLTGEVQWEARGAGRNSISVAAAGERLYLHFSDGTMVLAEANPAEYVEISEFKTPNTDDRPTWALPSIANGRLYLREDDSIFCYDISGQ